Proteins encoded within one genomic window of Flavobacterium oreochromis:
- a CDS encoding tetratricopeptide repeat protein — protein MKFYFYKVFFILSYITAYTQSPSGYWDNQRGTTKEINLSAGEKLIVKTQDLPVGTTEIAYRITLLDENQKMVNDLASVLKAIPDPYFIGKGTGSAISLVSSISGIDKCTYAIFIDESSSNEFIKTESIQKACLYQKNPVSKDGKLISLKSACLNENTKNLWFTFKSQNWLMSEKIILEVIPWVDNIASRGWTKNNKEIAIENIKQISLSKNLKIDLSNTIAFCLLNKVMDKYRFQDFLNLSKQEQILFIEENDAICFKQANCMPFYNNLICQQAENLFKSKKEEEAINWIQNRLISTEYATALDYNFLAEMYMNTNQFEKSLQTLLLAEDKDKSELKIKLNLAHVYMFLDEVSKSKEIHKKYKTQNISAKQTWINKVVNDLEKFKVSSSLPQENIDKIWRLYN, from the coding sequence ATGAAATTTTATTTTTATAAAGTATTTTTTATTTTAAGTTATATTACAGCATATACACAGTCTCCATCTGGTTATTGGGATAATCAAAGAGGAACTACTAAAGAAATAAATCTTTCTGCTGGTGAAAAATTAATTGTAAAAACACAAGATTTGCCTGTAGGAACAACTGAAATTGCTTACAGGATTACTTTGCTTGATGAAAATCAAAAAATGGTAAATGATCTTGCTTCTGTATTAAAAGCAATTCCTGATCCTTATTTTATAGGAAAAGGTACAGGAAGTGCTATTTCATTAGTATCATCTATTTCAGGGATAGATAAATGTACCTATGCTATATTTATAGATGAGTCGTCTAGTAATGAATTTATTAAAACAGAATCAATTCAAAAAGCTTGTTTATATCAAAAAAATCCTGTTAGTAAGGATGGCAAACTAATTTCTTTAAAATCAGCATGTCTGAATGAAAATACTAAAAACCTTTGGTTTACTTTTAAAAGCCAAAATTGGTTAATGAGTGAAAAGATAATATTAGAGGTAATCCCTTGGGTTGATAATATAGCGAGTAGAGGATGGACTAAGAATAATAAGGAAATAGCTATAGAAAATATTAAACAAATCTCTTTATCTAAAAATTTAAAAATAGATTTATCTAATACAATTGCTTTTTGTTTACTTAATAAAGTAATGGATAAATATCGTTTTCAAGATTTTTTAAACTTAAGTAAACAAGAACAAATTCTTTTTATAGAAGAAAATGATGCAATATGTTTTAAACAAGCAAATTGTATGCCTTTTTATAATAATTTAATCTGCCAACAAGCTGAAAACTTATTTAAAAGTAAAAAAGAAGAAGAGGCTATTAATTGGATTCAAAATAGATTAATTAGTACAGAATATGCTACTGCTTTAGATTATAATTTTTTAGCAGAAATGTATATGAATACAAATCAATTTGAAAAATCATTGCAAACATTACTCTTAGCAGAAGATAAAGATAAAAGCGAGTTGAAAATCAAATTAAACTTAGCGCATGTTTATATGTTTTTAGATGAAGTATCTAAGTCTAAAGAGATTCATAAAAAATATAAAACTCAAAACATTTCAGCCAAGCAAACATGGATTAATAAGGTGGTAAATGATTTAGAAAAATTTAAAGTATCTTCTTCTTTACCACAAGAAAATATAGATAAGATTTGGAGATTATATAATTAA
- the menA gene encoding 1,4-dihydroxy-2-naphthoate octaprenyltransferase, whose translation MKHWIQAARLRTLPLSLSGILIGSMYAYKTSRFTNELFDWQIFILAIFTTIGFQVLSNFANDYGDGIKGTDANRIGEKRLVASGEITPKQMKIAVYVTAIISLLSACLLIYTSFKGMYLNYSLFFLGLGVICVIAAIKYTVGNFAYGYRGLGDVFVFIFFGWVSTLGVNFLFTKDFSILLVLPASAIGMLSAGVLNLNNMRDEILDRRSGKNTIVVKMGGNNAKKYHYFLIITAMLLILVFAYLSNFNWEQYFFLVAYFPLISHLMTVYNCPDNRTLDPQLKKLAISTFLISLILSLTLIFNQ comes from the coding sequence ATGAAACACTGGATACAAGCCGCACGCCTACGAACTTTACCTTTATCGTTGTCAGGTATTTTAATAGGTAGTATGTATGCTTATAAAACAAGTAGATTTACTAATGAATTGTTTGATTGGCAAATTTTTATATTAGCTATTTTTACAACCATAGGATTTCAAGTGCTCTCTAATTTTGCAAATGATTATGGGGATGGAATTAAAGGTACTGATGCCAATAGAATAGGAGAAAAAAGATTAGTAGCAAGCGGAGAGATAACTCCTAAACAAATGAAAATAGCTGTATATGTTACTGCAATAATTAGTCTTCTATCAGCATGTCTACTTATTTATACTTCCTTTAAAGGGATGTATCTTAATTATTCTTTATTTTTTCTTGGATTAGGAGTAATTTGTGTTATAGCTGCTATAAAGTACACTGTTGGGAATTTTGCCTATGGTTACAGAGGATTAGGCGATGTTTTTGTTTTTATTTTCTTTGGATGGGTAAGTACTTTAGGAGTTAATTTTTTATTTACAAAAGATTTTAGTATCTTATTAGTTTTACCAGCATCAGCTATTGGTATGCTCAGTGCAGGAGTATTAAATTTAAATAACATGCGTGACGAAATTTTAGATCGTCGATCAGGTAAAAATACAATAGTTGTAAAAATGGGAGGTAATAATGCGAAAAAATACCATTATTTTTTGATTATTACAGCTATGTTATTAATTCTCGTGTTTGCATATTTATCTAATTTTAATTGGGAACAATATTTTTTCTTAGTGGCCTATTTCCCTTTGATAAGTCATCTTATGACTGTTTATAATTGTCCTGACAATAGAACGCTAGATCCTCAATTGAAAAAATTAGCAATAAGTACTTTTTTAATATCTTTAATATTATCACTAACATTAATTTTTAATCAATAA
- a CDS encoding 1,4-dihydroxy-2-naphthoyl-CoA synthase: MSKIQWETALEFEDITYKKCNGVARIAFNRPDVRNAFRPKTTSELLVAFKDAHEDTSIGVVLLSAEGPSSKDGIWSFCSGGDQRARGHQGYVGEDGYHRLNILEVQRLIRFMPKAVIAVVPGWAVGGGHSLHVVCDLTLASKEHAIFKQTDADVTSFDGGYGSAYLAKMVGQKKAREIFFLGRNYSAQEAYEMGMVNAVIPHAELEETAYQWAQEILEKSPISIKMLKFSMNLTDDGMVGQQVFAGEATRLAYMSDEAIEGRNAFLEKRKPNFEKNIFHRNNILNYF; this comes from the coding sequence ATGAGTAAAATACAATGGGAAACAGCCCTAGAATTTGAAGATATTACTTACAAGAAATGTAACGGTGTTGCTCGAATTGCCTTTAATCGTCCAGATGTTCGTAATGCTTTTAGACCCAAAACGACTTCAGAGTTATTAGTTGCTTTTAAAGATGCCCATGAAGATACATCAATAGGTGTAGTATTATTATCTGCTGAAGGACCTTCTTCTAAAGATGGTATTTGGTCTTTTTGTAGTGGAGGAGATCAGCGAGCAAGAGGACATCAAGGTTATGTAGGGGAAGATGGATATCATAGATTAAATATTTTAGAAGTACAACGTTTAATTCGTTTTATGCCAAAAGCTGTTATTGCTGTGGTTCCAGGATGGGCTGTTGGTGGAGGACACTCTTTACATGTAGTTTGTGACTTAACATTAGCAAGTAAGGAACATGCAATTTTTAAGCAAACAGATGCTGATGTTACAAGTTTCGATGGAGGGTATGGTTCTGCATATTTAGCTAAAATGGTAGGACAAAAGAAAGCGCGTGAAATTTTCTTTTTAGGTAGAAATTATTCTGCACAAGAAGCATACGAAATGGGAATGGTAAATGCTGTGATACCACATGCTGAATTAGAAGAAACAGCATATCAATGGGCTCAAGAAATATTAGAAAAATCACCTATTTCGATTAAAATGTTGAAGTTTTCAATGAATTTAACTGATGATGGTATGGTAGGGCAGCAGGTTTTTGCTGGTGAAGCCACGCGATTAGCTTATATGAGTGACGAAGCTATTGAAGGAAGAAATGCGTTTTTAGAAAAACGTAAACCTAATTTTGAAAAAAATATATTCCATAGGAATAATATTTTAAATTACTTCTAA
- a CDS encoding IS1096 element passenger TnpR family protein: protein MIYKFRVILDAEEDVFRDIAIEENDSLEDLHNAIVNAFGFDGMEMAAFYTCDDQWNQDQEIPLFDTSDNPGEGLTMADHVLSSTFDKNNTKIIYVYDFLNMWTFFVELAAIEEPEQGIAYPDLLFSHGILPLTAPDKDFDSEQDDFYSDFEDDYDDEDFDVFDGDDSFNDFGFEENWN, encoded by the coding sequence ATGATTTACAAATTCAGAGTTATCCTTGATGCTGAAGAGGATGTGTTTAGAGATATAGCTATTGAAGAAAATGATAGTTTAGAAGATTTACATAACGCTATTGTCAACGCTTTTGGTTTTGATGGTATGGAAATGGCAGCTTTTTATACCTGTGATGATCAATGGAATCAAGATCAAGAAATTCCTTTATTTGACACAAGCGATAACCCAGGTGAAGGGTTAACGATGGCAGATCATGTCTTATCATCTACTTTTGATAAAAACAACACAAAAATAATCTACGTATACGATTTCCTTAATATGTGGACTTTCTTTGTTGAATTGGCTGCGATTGAAGAACCTGAACAAGGTATTGCTTATCCTGATTTATTATTCTCACACGGAATATTACCACTTACAGCACCAGATAAAGATTTTGATTCTGAACAAGATGATTTTTATAGTGATTTTGAAGATGATTATGATGATGAAGATTTTGATGTGTTTGATGGTGATGATTCATTTAATGATTTTGGGTTTGAAGAAAACTGGAATTAA
- a CDS encoding nucleoid-associated protein: MINLFNTQIENLSIHRVGNKSRNEAIFLSDQPYGLNDEIMPLLKEFFFKPFREKEENYYQFAHDVDLEYNEMYNLATEIFSNPANIHDLSKKITKHLFEQSNHPHIKNGEVYITYLTNVSIDNKPVDAIGVFKSEIKSDFLQFEEKGTNLEMILQQGINLQKLDKGCLIFNYKKEEGYKILTVDSNRYDARYWLEHFLSVDAFQDENFMTKKYLKFCQDFAKEVVLPAEDKKEEVLFMNRAVNHFAKNDNFEESTFLNDVLDNPDLISEFKNYKVDKGEKYSIEDLTNFPIANQAVTDVRRKMKNVIELDTNIQIKLDFVNPESAEKFVEKGWDEERQMYYYLVYFNKEQKS, from the coding sequence ATGATTAATCTTTTTAATACTCAAATAGAAAACCTATCTATTCATCGTGTAGGAAATAAAAGCAGAAATGAAGCTATATTTTTATCAGATCAACCTTATGGTTTAAATGATGAAATCATGCCTTTACTAAAAGAGTTCTTCTTCAAACCTTTTAGAGAAAAAGAAGAAAATTACTATCAGTTTGCACATGATGTAGATTTAGAGTACAATGAAATGTACAATCTAGCAACCGAAATTTTTTCAAATCCTGCTAACATTCACGATCTTTCAAAAAAAATAACAAAACATCTTTTTGAGCAGTCTAACCATCCGCATATCAAGAATGGTGAAGTATACATTACCTATCTAACAAACGTTTCAATTGACAATAAACCAGTAGATGCAATTGGTGTTTTTAAAAGTGAAATAAAATCAGATTTTCTTCAATTTGAAGAAAAAGGAACTAATCTTGAGATGATTTTGCAACAAGGAATTAACTTACAAAAGTTAGATAAAGGTTGTCTTATTTTTAACTACAAAAAAGAAGAAGGTTATAAAATTCTAACGGTAGATAGTAATCGCTATGATGCCCGTTATTGGTTAGAGCATTTCTTAAGTGTTGATGCTTTTCAAGATGAAAATTTTATGACTAAAAAATATTTAAAATTCTGTCAAGATTTTGCAAAAGAAGTAGTTTTACCAGCTGAAGATAAAAAAGAAGAAGTTCTTTTTATGAACCGAGCTGTAAATCATTTTGCTAAAAATGATAATTTTGAAGAATCAACATTTTTAAATGACGTATTAGATAATCCTGATTTAATTTCTGAATTTAAAAATTACAAAGTTGATAAAGGAGAAAAATATAGTATTGAAGATTTAACTAATTTTCCAATTGCTAATCAAGCCGTAACAGATGTTCGTAGAAAAATGAAAAATGTAATAGAATTAGATACGAATATTCAAATAAAATTAGATTTCGTAAACCCAGAAAGTGCTGAAAAATTTGTAGAAAAAGGTTGGGATGAAGAAAGACAGATGTATTATTATTTAGTGTATTTCAATAAAGAACAAAAATCGTAA
- the pepT gene encoding peptidase T, producing the protein MQHIIDRFIGYVTIDTEADPNSNTTPSSAKQWDLANKLVEELKNIGMQDVSIDDKAYIQATLPSNINEEVPTIGFVSHFDTTPDFTGANIKPQIVPNYDGKDIVLNQEKNIILSPSYFEDLLLYKGQTLITTDGTTLLGADDKAGITEIMTAMEYLIQNPQIKHGTIKVGFTPDEEIGRGADFFDVEKFGCDWAYTMDGSQIGELEYENFNAAGVKLTFKGKSVHPGYAKGKMINSMLLANKYISKLPKKEVPERTKDYQGFFHVVDIKGSIEETTVQLIIRDHNRKKFEKRKKIAQKLADKINSKYKKQFGDNIVDIEIKDQYYNMREKVEPMMHIVKIAEKAMKNLGITPIIKPIRGGTDGSRLSYMGLPCPNIFAGGHNFHGKYEYVPVESMQKAVDVIIEIAQLVAKQK; encoded by the coding sequence ATGCAACATATCATAGATCGCTTTATAGGCTATGTAACAATAGATACAGAAGCAGACCCAAATTCTAATACAACACCAAGTTCTGCTAAACAATGGGATTTAGCTAACAAATTAGTAGAAGAGTTAAAAAACATAGGAATGCAGGATGTAAGTATAGACGATAAAGCCTATATTCAAGCTACTTTACCTTCTAATATCAACGAAGAAGTCCCTACTATTGGTTTTGTTTCACATTTTGATACAACACCTGATTTTACAGGTGCTAATATAAAACCACAAATTGTACCTAACTATGATGGTAAAGATATTGTTTTAAATCAAGAAAAAAACATCATTCTCTCACCTAGCTATTTTGAGGATTTATTGCTATACAAAGGGCAAACGCTTATTACTACGGATGGGACTACCCTATTAGGTGCTGATGACAAAGCAGGTATAACTGAAATTATGACTGCGATGGAGTACTTAATTCAAAATCCACAAATTAAGCACGGTACAATAAAAGTAGGATTTACTCCTGACGAAGAAATAGGTCGTGGTGCTGATTTCTTTGATGTAGAAAAATTTGGTTGCGACTGGGCCTATACCATGGACGGTAGTCAAATAGGTGAATTAGAATATGAAAACTTTAATGCTGCTGGTGTAAAACTTACATTTAAAGGTAAAAGTGTTCATCCTGGTTATGCAAAAGGTAAAATGATCAATTCAATGCTTTTGGCTAATAAATATATTAGCAAATTACCTAAAAAAGAAGTACCAGAAAGAACAAAAGATTATCAAGGTTTTTTCCATGTAGTTGATATAAAAGGTAGCATAGAAGAAACAACCGTTCAACTAATTATTCGCGACCATAACCGTAAAAAATTTGAAAAACGCAAAAAAATAGCACAAAAACTAGCTGATAAAATCAATTCAAAATATAAAAAACAATTTGGTGACAATATTGTAGATATAGAAATAAAAGATCAGTACTATAATATGCGTGAAAAAGTAGAACCAATGATGCATATAGTAAAAATAGCCGAAAAAGCTATGAAAAATTTAGGCATTACTCCTATTATTAAACCAATACGTGGTGGTACTGATGGATCAAGATTATCGTATATGGGATTACCGTGTCCTAATATTTTTGCTGGTGGTCATAACTTTCATGGAAAATATGAATACGTTCCTGTAGAAAGTATGCAAAAAGCCGTAGATGTAATTATAGAAATAGCACAATTAGTTGCAAAACAAAAATAA
- a CDS encoding peroxiredoxin family protein codes for MKAPNFTAKTPEGKTLSLKQVLGKVTLIDFWASWCGPCRKENPNVVALYKKWHPKGLNIISVSLDKDVAKWKEAIKKDQLLWNHVSNLMQWEDPIAKIYQIESIPSTVLVDEKGKYNRN; via the coding sequence ATAAAAGCTCCCAATTTTACGGCTAAAACACCTGAAGGGAAAACATTAAGTTTAAAGCAAGTTTTAGGAAAAGTGACTTTGATTGATTTTTGGGCTTCTTGGTGTGGTCCTTGCCGAAAAGAAAATCCAAATGTGGTGGCACTTTATAAAAAATGGCATCCAAAAGGATTAAATATTATAAGCGTATCTTTAGATAAAGATGTAGCGAAATGGAAAGAAGCAATTAAGAAAGATCAATTACTATGGAATCATGTGTCTAATTTGATGCAATGGGAAGATCCGATTGCTAAAATTTATCAGATAGAAAGTATTCCTTCAACGGTTCTCGTTGATGAAAAAGGGAAATATAATAGGAACTAA
- a CDS encoding DUF4369 domain-containing protein, whose translation MKKILGISLVTLAIACNGIIGDGFKFEGEVNGLKDGTKVFLQKQDENTGMPVAIDTAKIEKGKFVFEGEAKEPQVHMVSIENQQGGFIFILEKGNITAKINKDSIPLAKIAGTYNNDELVKYNSQMMGISKRMMSFQKANIAKMQEAQKANDSVTMKKLNAEFSKFQEEFIVSGDKYINENPKSFISLLLIPTLFNTPNADIAKIKKSFDALEKDIKETAAGKKIKKQLEEFEKTMVGAKKKMK comes from the coding sequence ATGAAAAAAATTTTAGGAATTAGTTTAGTAACTTTGGCTATTGCATGTAATGGTATAATAGGTGATGGATTTAAATTTGAAGGAGAAGTAAATGGTCTGAAAGATGGAACAAAGGTTTTTTTACAAAAACAAGATGAAAATACAGGAATGCCAGTAGCTATTGACACTGCAAAAATAGAAAAGGGTAAATTTGTTTTTGAAGGAGAAGCTAAAGAACCACAGGTGCATATGGTTTCTATTGAAAATCAACAAGGAGGATTTATATTTATTTTAGAAAAAGGAAATATAACAGCAAAAATAAATAAGGATAGTATACCTTTAGCTAAAATTGCAGGTACTTATAATAATGATGAATTAGTTAAATATAATTCTCAAATGATGGGTATTTCTAAGCGTATGATGTCATTTCAAAAAGCAAATATTGCAAAAATGCAAGAAGCTCAGAAAGCTAATGACTCAGTAACAATGAAGAAGTTAAATGCTGAATTTTCTAAATTTCAAGAAGAATTTATTGTTTCTGGAGATAAATATATTAATGAAAATCCAAAATCATTTATTTCCTTATTATTAATTCCGACACTTTTTAATACACCTAACGCAGATATAGCTAAGATAAAAAAATCGTTCGATGCTTTAGAAAAGGATATTAAAGAAACAGCTGCTGGTAAAAAGATTAAGAAACAATTAGAGGAATTTGAAAAAACAATGGTAGGAGCAAAAAAAAAAATGAAATAA
- a CDS encoding superoxide dismutase has product MNKKVFFIINCLVLSLLSCKKDTLVEVVDVPATPIMAVEKTETKPSDLKANEGAFQLYNLPFEYKALEPYVDSNTLELHYSKYLLPYVNALNKAVIGTKYEVLDLLNIFKNLNYSDADIRNYAGAVYNHNFYLESIAPKAGGQPSGELLDAINRDFGSFDQFIQNFSDTSVKINGSGWTWLLSDRYGKLKIITTANNDAPQMKGLGIKGVPLLCLDMWEHAYYLKFQNRKKEYANTFFSIVNWPKIEERYNAFSKLTYPTTNPVSTTTIEEEVDLVPSEDKKEKE; this is encoded by the coding sequence ATGAATAAAAAAGTTTTTTTTATCATAAACTGCCTTGTATTATCTCTTTTAAGTTGTAAAAAAGATACTTTAGTAGAAGTTGTAGACGTTCCAGCTACTCCTATAATGGCTGTTGAAAAGACAGAGACTAAACCTTCAGACTTAAAAGCTAATGAAGGAGCTTTTCAATTATATAATTTACCTTTTGAATATAAAGCTTTAGAACCTTATGTAGATTCTAATACTTTGGAGTTGCATTATTCAAAATATTTATTACCTTATGTAAATGCTTTAAATAAGGCAGTTATAGGTACAAAATATGAAGTATTAGATCTTTTAAATATATTTAAAAATTTAAATTATTCTGATGCAGATATTCGTAATTATGCAGGAGCAGTATATAATCATAATTTTTACCTAGAGTCTATTGCTCCAAAAGCAGGAGGGCAGCCTAGCGGAGAATTATTAGATGCAATTAATAGAGATTTTGGTTCTTTTGATCAATTTATACAAAATTTTTCAGATACTTCTGTAAAAATTAATGGTTCTGGTTGGACTTGGCTGCTTTCAGATAGATATGGAAAATTAAAAATTATAACAACAGCTAATAATGATGCTCCTCAAATGAAAGGATTAGGTATTAAAGGAGTTCCTTTGTTATGTTTAGATATGTGGGAGCACGCTTATTATTTAAAATTTCAAAATAGAAAAAAAGAATATGCAAATACATTCTTTAGTATTGTTAACTGGCCTAAAATAGAAGAGAGATATAATGCTTTTTCAAAATTGACTTATCCTACAACAAATCCTGTTTCTACCACAACCATAGAAGAAGAAGTTGATTTAGTTCCTTCAGAAGATAAAAAAGAAAAAGAATAA
- a CDS encoding acyl-CoA-binding protein: MFDQELDTKFKEAFIKVSKMQQDSLPQDVMLRLYAYYKQASYGSMSNMNYNSLDVRDAFKLNAWMQVSNLSIEEAKKNI, translated from the coding sequence ATGTTTGATCAAGAATTAGATACGAAATTTAAAGAAGCTTTTATTAAAGTTTCTAAAATGCAACAGGATTCTCTTCCTCAAGACGTTATGCTACGTTTATATGCTTATTATAAACAAGCGAGTTATGGTTCTATGTCTAATATGAATTATAATAGTTTAGACGTACGGGATGCTTTTAAATTAAATGCTTGGATGCAAGTAAGTAATTTGTCTATTGAGGAAGCTAAAAAAAATATATAG
- a CDS encoding phosphatidylserine decarboxylase family protein produces the protein MFHKEGIKIISVASLIMIISLFLADKFLINITWLRLTIQIVVLFLYVMILQFFRNPNRKIQPNEHTILAPVDGKVVVIEEVYEEEYFKDKRLMVSIFMSPINVHVTRYAVSGVVKYSKYHPGKYLVAWHPKASTENERTSVVVKNEAFGEIMYRQIAGALAKRIVNYAEEGDVAVQGTDAGFIKFGSRVDLYLPLGTKVNVKLEQKAIGNFTVIAQA, from the coding sequence ATGTTTCATAAAGAAGGAATTAAAATTATTTCAGTAGCTTCATTAATAATGATTATTAGCTTATTTTTAGCTGATAAGTTTTTAATTAATATTACATGGTTACGTTTGACTATACAAATAGTAGTCTTGTTTCTATATGTAATGATTTTACAATTTTTTCGAAATCCTAATAGAAAAATACAACCTAATGAGCATACAATTTTAGCACCTGTTGATGGTAAAGTAGTAGTGATAGAAGAGGTATATGAAGAAGAATATTTTAAGGATAAACGTTTAATGGTTTCTATATTTATGTCACCTATCAATGTACATGTTACACGTTATGCTGTATCAGGTGTAGTGAAATATAGTAAATATCACCCAGGTAAATACTTAGTAGCTTGGCATCCAAAAGCTAGTACAGAAAACGAACGAACATCTGTAGTGGTAAAAAATGAAGCTTTTGGTGAAATTATGTATCGTCAGATTGCAGGAGCCCTAGCCAAAAGAATAGTAAATTATGCTGAAGAAGGAGATGTAGCCGTTCAAGGTACAGATGCTGGATTTATAAAATTTGGTTCTCGCGTAGATTTATATTTACCTTTAGGTACTAAGGTTAATGTAAAATTAGAACAAAAAGCAATTGGAAATTTTACAGTTATTGCCCAAGCCTAA
- a CDS encoding phosphatidate cytidylyltransferase, with translation MNETLVRALSGIVYVALLVSATLYSEESFLILFGLFLLQAVNEFTNLVKINKLLAFLLAAVSYLNFTYFNNYHFNNWMLTIISLIVLIFLINWLLDNKIKNINYLNWIILIGYIIIPFILITKLGQIETKHYPHIIIGIFILIWTNDTFAYIVGKKFGKKKLFEKISPKKTIEGFLGGTIFAILASFIISRYYVNLLPVIYWVLIALFTSCFGTVGDLVESKFKRLAGVKDSGNIMPGHGGILDRLDSIIFTAPFVYLLLKIVGYVS, from the coding sequence ATGAACGAAACATTAGTCCGTGCATTATCAGGCATTGTATATGTTGCTTTGTTAGTGTCTGCTACTCTATATTCAGAAGAATCCTTTTTAATTCTTTTTGGACTTTTCTTATTGCAAGCAGTAAATGAATTTACCAATTTAGTTAAAATAAATAAACTATTAGCTTTTCTACTAGCTGCTGTTTCTTATCTAAACTTTACCTATTTTAATAATTATCATTTTAATAATTGGATGTTAACCATTATTAGCTTGATTGTTTTAATATTTCTTATCAATTGGTTACTTGATAATAAAATTAAAAATATAAATTACCTAAATTGGATTATTTTGATAGGTTATATTATTATACCGTTTATATTAATTACCAAATTAGGACAAATAGAAACTAAACATTATCCCCATATTATTATAGGAATTTTTATTTTGATATGGACAAATGATACTTTTGCCTATATCGTTGGGAAAAAATTTGGGAAGAAAAAATTATTTGAAAAGATTTCACCTAAAAAAACAATAGAAGGTTTTTTAGGAGGAACTATTTTTGCCATCTTGGCAAGTTTTATAATCAGTCGATATTATGTAAATTTGTTACCAGTAATATATTGGGTTTTAATTGCTCTATTTACAAGCTGTTTTGGTACAGTTGGTGATTTAGTAGAATCAAAATTCAAACGTTTAGCTGGAGTTAAAGATAGTGGAAATATTATGCCTGGTCACGGTGGAATATTAGACCGACTAGATAGTATTATTTTTACAGCCCCATTTGTTTATTTATTATTAAAAATTGTAGGATATGTTTCATAA